In Motacilla alba alba isolate MOTALB_02 chromosome 23, Motacilla_alba_V1.0_pri, whole genome shotgun sequence, the following are encoded in one genomic region:
- the NIPAL3 gene encoding NIPA-like protein 3: MEGGNGPSLQLQQLPLATAAVSVQPHTDSFSYKENLIGALLAIFGHLVSSIALNLQKYSHIRLAGSKDPRAYFRTKTWWSGFVLLLLGELAVFSSYAFAPLSLIVPLSAVSVVASAIIGIIFIKEKWKPKEFLRRYVLSFVGCGLAVVGTYLLVTFGPNSHEKMTAENITRHLVSWPFLLYMLVEIIVFCLLLYFYKERNANYIVIILLLVALLGSMTVVTVKAVAGMILVSIQGTLQLDSPIFYIMLVCMTATAIYQATFLAQASQLYDSAQISSIGYILSTTAAISAGATFYLDFMGEDVLHICMFALGCLIAFLGVFLITRNRKKPVPFEPYISMDAMPGMQNMHDKGIAVQPDLKASFSYGALENNDSMPEIYTPATLPIVQEQHGPKGASAPPYRVLEHSKKE; encoded by the exons atggAAGGAGGAAACggccccagcctgcagctgcagcagctcccgttggccacagcagcagtttctgtgCAGCCACACACAGACTCCTTCTCCTACAAG GAGAACCTGATTGGGGCACTTCTGGCTATTTTTGGGCACCTTGTCAGCAGCATTGCCCTCAACCTCCAG AAATACAGCCACATCAGGCTGGCAGGCTCCAAAGACCCCCGGGCCTACTTCAGAACCAAGACCTGGTGGAGCGGGTtcgtgctgctgctgctgggggagctggcagTGTTCTCCTCCTACGCCTTCGCTCCTCTCTCCCTGATTGTGCCCCTCAGTGCAGTGTCTGTTGTGG ctagTGCAATCATAGGAATtatatttattaaagaaaaatggaagcCCAAGGAATTTTTGA GGCGCTACGTGCTGTCCTTCGTAGGCTGTGGCCTGGCAGTTGTTGGCACTTACCTGCTGGTGACATTTGGACCCAACAGCCACGAGAAGATGACAGCAGAAAACATCACCAGGCATTTAGTGAGCTGGCCATTCCTGCTCTACATG CTGGTGGAGATCattgttttctgtctgctcCTGTATTTTTACAAGGAGAGGAATGCAAACTACATTGTCATTattctgctgctggtggctttgCTGG GTTCCATGACCGTGGTGACAGTGAAGGCTGTGGCTGGGATGATCCTGGTGTCCATCCAGGGCACCCTGCAGCTGGACTCCCCCATCTTCTACATCATGTTGGTGTGCATGACTGCCACAGCCATCTACCAGGCCAC GTTTTTAGCTCAAGCCTCCCAGCTCTATGACTCAGCTCAGATCTCCAGCATTGGCTACATCCTATCCACCACAGCAGCAATCTCAGCAG GAGCAACTTTTTACCTGGACTTCATGGGTGAAGATGTTCTCCACATTTGCATGTTTGCTCTGGG GTGCCTCATAGCATTCCTGGGAGTCTTCCTGATCACCAGGAACAGGAAGAAGCCTGTCCCCTTTGAGCCCTACATCTCAATGGATGCCATGCCAG GCATGCAGAACATGCACGACAAAGGGATCGCAGTGCAGCCTGACCTCAAAGCCTCCTTCTCCTACGGCGCCCTGGAGAACAACGACAGCATGCCAGAAATCTACACTCCAGCCACGCTGCCCATCGTGCAGGAGCAGCACGGGCCCAAGGGAGCCTCTGCCCCTCCCTACAgggtgctggagcacagcaagAAGGAGTGA